From the genome of Apus apus isolate bApuApu2 chromosome 19, bApuApu2.pri.cur, whole genome shotgun sequence, one region includes:
- the FUT7 gene encoding alpha-(1,3)-fucosyltransferase 7, producing the protein MPRASSLLWLPWGRPGVKAVVTAGVFITTLWNLRCFLHPSEVSSEASKHTEPLVVLVWEWPSKQVPNISGDICRELYGIVGCWVTTERQLLGRADVVVFPHTRLQPGRDRLPKERPPGQNWVWVSLESPSNTKALAGWNQTFNWVMTYRRDSDIFIPYGKLVPNQSATVNIPVKTNLVSWVISNYHRTQKRAEVYKNLSRYLHVNIYGKANKKPLCKDCLLPTTSKSKFYLAFENSVHQDYITEKLWRNSLMAGTVPVVLGPPRANYEQFVPADSFIHVDDFGSLAELATFLKTMNSSRYRQFFAWQKQFSVKLYTDWRERLCTICTAYPSLPRGRLYPDLESWFNT; encoded by the coding sequence ATGCCCCGGGCATCATCACTGCTGTGGTTGCCCTGGGGTCGGCCTGGTGTGAAGGCAGTGGTCACCGCTGGGGTGTTCATAACCACCCTCTGGAACCTGAGATGCTTCCTCCACCCCTCTGAGGTCTCCAGCGAAGCCTCCAAGCACACGGAGCCACTGGTAGTCCTGGTATGGGAGTGGCCCTCAAAGCAGGTCCCCAACATCAGCGGGGACATTTGCCGTGAGCTGTACGGCATCGTGGGCTGCTGGGTCACCACGGAGAGGCAGCTCCTGGGCCGGGCAGATGTGGTGGTGTTCCCTCACACCCGgctccagcctggcagggacaggctgcccaaggagagGCCACCAGGACAGAACTGGGTGTGGGTCTCCCTGGAATCCCCCTCAAACACTAAAGCTCTTGCGGGATGGAACCAGACCTTCAACTGGGTGATGACTTACAGACGGGATTCAGACATCTTCATCCCCTATGGCAAGCTTGTGCCCAACCAGTCAGCTACTGTGAACATCCCCGTGAAGACCAACTTGGTGTCCTGGGTTATCAGCAACTACCACAGGACTCAGAAAAGAGCTGAAGTCTACAAAAACCTCTCTAGGTACCTCCACGTGAACATATAtggcaaagcaaacaaaaagccgCTTTGCAAGGACTGCCTCTTGCCAACAACATCCAAGTCCAAGTTCTACCTGGCCTTTGAGAACTCTGTCCACCAGGACTACATCACCGAGAAGCTCTGGAGGAACTCGCTGATGGCTGGCACTGTTCCTGTGGTGCTGGGGCCTCCCCGGGCCAACTACGAGCAGTTTGTCCCTGCAGACTCCTTCATTCACGTTGATGACTTTGgttccctggcagagctggccaCCTTCCTAAAGACCATGAACTCCAGCCGCTACCGGCAGTTCTTCGCCTGGCAGAAGCAGTTCAGTGTGAAGCTCTACACTGACTGGAGGGAGCGGCTCTGCACCATCTGCACCGCCTACCCCAGCCTGCCCCGAGGCCGCCTCTACCCCGACCTGGAGAGCTGGTTCAACACCTAA